DNA from bacterium:
CAGGCTCGATACTCTTTCACAACGGCTGGCAACTGATATAACCGGATTTAAAGAATATATTTCATCAGTTCAGGATACAGATATTGCGGAATCATTGGTACATCTTCAGAATGATCAGACTGTGTATCAGGCAGCATTAAAAACCGGTGCAAGTATTATGCAATCGAATTTATTGGATTACCTGTAGTAACGGAGAGTCAAGTTTATGGTAGAACAAAAAAACAGCAAGGATGAATCTGCAGAGAAAAAGATTCTTAAAACACGTCTCGGAAATGTAGAATACACAGATGATGATATAGTAAATTTTCCCGAGGGGTTATACGGATATGAAGAGTATAAAAGGTATATTGTGTTTCAGCATGAAAATTATATGCCTTTTTCATGGCTGTTAAGTATTGACCCTCCGGGGTTGATGTTCCCTATTGTGGACCCGAAAGTAATTATGGATGATTATAATCCA
Protein-coding regions in this window:
- the fliW gene encoding flagellar assembly protein FliW produces the protein MVEQKNSKDESAEKKILKTRLGNVEYTDDDIVNFPEGLYGYEEYKRYIVFQHENYMPFSWLLSIDPPGLMFPIVDPKVIMDDYNPKINHGQSIGDILLVIVTIGSENNDVTANLRAPVLIDSKIREGRQVILTDSSYPLRYTINQT